A genomic region of Desulfosarcina ovata subsp. ovata contains the following coding sequences:
- a CDS encoding LolA family protein, translating into MMINAADCLTTTAHRWLIAWLRTVLLGLLVIGLTGGCAGLRPATVPTDPESEAVLAQLKHANSGLSQFKCVGRLTVKTPHQPAQSFRAAVAGQIPDRLRIDLFSPFGGSSATLASNGEHLFVVQHASQEYRKKTLGQGSLRRIVGLDVSVVELLELMVGRLPLEAGCAARRSSIGTDSGSQLDLIDRRGRVRQRITLDTDSQPRQSVWFDTGGKPVYTLVVSGWQVVDGFALPRQLELSKETGQRVTVGLERYVANAPMADGLFTLAPPPF; encoded by the coding sequence ATGATGATCAACGCTGCCGACTGTCTGACGACTACCGCTCATCGCTGGTTGATTGCCTGGCTGCGGACGGTACTGCTTGGGTTGCTGGTTATCGGGTTGACCGGTGGTTGCGCCGGGTTGCGGCCGGCAACCGTTCCTACCGATCCGGAATCCGAGGCCGTACTGGCGCAACTGAAGCACGCCAACAGCGGCCTGTCTCAATTCAAATGTGTTGGCCGGCTGACGGTGAAGACACCCCACCAACCGGCCCAATCGTTTCGTGCGGCCGTGGCCGGCCAGATTCCTGACCGGCTGAGAATCGACCTTTTTTCACCTTTCGGGGGATCATCCGCAACCCTGGCCAGTAATGGTGAGCACCTGTTTGTCGTTCAGCACGCCTCACAGGAATATCGCAAGAAAACGCTTGGTCAGGGAAGTCTGCGCCGGATTGTCGGCCTGGATGTCAGCGTGGTGGAGCTGCTCGAACTGATGGTCGGGCGTCTACCCCTCGAAGCCGGGTGTGCGGCCAGGCGCAGTTCCATCGGGACGGATTCGGGTAGCCAGCTGGATCTAATTGACCGACGCGGGCGGGTCCGCCAGCGGATTACCCTTGACACCGACAGCCAGCCGAGGCAATCGGTCTGGTTTGACACTGGCGGCAAACCGGTTTATACGCTGGTGGTTTCCGGTTGGCAGGTGGTCGACGGTTTTGCCTTGCCCCGACAGCTTGAACTTTCTAAGGAGACCGGTCAACGGGTAACGGTTGGGCTTGAACGGTATGTGGCCAATGCGCCCATGGCCGATGGTCTCTTTACACTGGCCCCACCCCCGTTTTGA
- a CDS encoding tetratricopeptide repeat protein — MLWIMFFSACGLIGHGDRGPGPLASPAYSPPVNAYYLFAKAHLSLKKGDVDQAISLVRQALESDPDSAYLKRELAGMWLLKKNPQAAIAVLEEILASHPEDVDALILIGRIYQNIDEPVHAINAFSRVIALDPDQENIYLMLGGMYMDQEQWDQAQKVYQQLVTHFPGSYAGYFFLGRISAINGDSKTARAYFEKTLLLEPQLVESRFELGALYEADRHYRQAAAIYQDILKQNPGSIQAMMALGWVRHRQGMKKTAAKQFAELGRMSLEDEEVIRMLVRLYLDTREYEAAAVIIRGMLKAVPENSDLHYLAGVALDGTGEKQLAIEQLRSVAPGSHFFRNAAVHAALLYQEMEQLDKAIDFIQQTIAKDPQNPEFRLYLGSFYEQTEDYVDAEKALQAGLAIAPKNPRLYFRLGVVYDKWGKKDASIETMKQVIRYDPDNANALNYLGYTYADMGVNLDEAEQLIRKALEHKPGDGYITDSLAWVYYQRGEYEKALPLLEQAVSLVPDDPIVREHLGDVYARLGMTEKALDSYRRSIKNGHTDKAAVEEKIQLLTR; from the coding sequence ATGCTCTGGATAATGTTTTTCAGTGCCTGCGGCTTGATTGGTCATGGGGACCGCGGCCCGGGCCCGTTGGCATCACCGGCCTATTCGCCCCCGGTCAATGCCTACTACCTGTTTGCAAAGGCTCATCTCAGCCTTAAAAAAGGCGATGTTGATCAAGCCATCAGCCTAGTCCGTCAGGCTCTTGAATCCGATCCCGACTCGGCCTACCTGAAGCGTGAGCTTGCCGGGATGTGGCTTTTGAAGAAAAATCCCCAGGCCGCCATTGCCGTTCTGGAAGAGATTCTCGCCAGCCATCCCGAAGATGTCGACGCCTTGATTCTGATCGGCCGGATTTACCAGAACATTGATGAACCGGTCCACGCCATCAACGCATTTTCGCGCGTGATCGCCCTCGATCCTGACCAGGAAAACATCTATCTGATGTTGGGCGGTATGTACATGGACCAAGAACAATGGGATCAGGCACAAAAGGTCTACCAGCAACTGGTCACCCACTTTCCGGGTTCATATGCGGGATATTTTTTTCTGGGGCGGATCAGTGCCATTAACGGTGACAGCAAAACAGCCAGGGCGTACTTTGAGAAAACCCTGCTGCTTGAACCGCAACTTGTCGAATCCCGTTTTGAACTGGGCGCGCTCTACGAAGCCGATCGGCACTACCGTCAGGCGGCTGCCATTTACCAGGACATTTTGAAACAAAACCCCGGCAGCATTCAGGCCATGATGGCCCTTGGATGGGTGCGGCACCGCCAGGGAATGAAAAAAACCGCTGCCAAACAGTTTGCCGAACTGGGGCGCATGAGCCTAGAAGATGAAGAGGTGATCCGGATGCTGGTGCGGCTTTACCTGGATACCCGGGAATATGAAGCCGCCGCGGTGATCATTCGCGGAATGCTCAAGGCCGTTCCGGAAAATTCGGACTTGCACTATCTGGCGGGGGTGGCCCTGGATGGGACCGGTGAAAAACAGTTGGCCATCGAACAATTGCGCAGCGTGGCGCCGGGATCGCATTTTTTCAGGAACGCGGCGGTTCATGCCGCCTTGCTTTACCAGGAGATGGAGCAACTCGACAAAGCGATAGATTTTATTCAGCAAACGATTGCCAAGGATCCACAAAATCCGGAATTTCGTCTCTATCTGGGGTCTTTTTATGAGCAGACCGAAGATTACGTAGACGCCGAAAAGGCCCTCCAAGCGGGCCTTGCCATCGCCCCTAAAAACCCCCGGCTCTATTTTCGGTTGGGAGTGGTGTATGACAAATGGGGCAAGAAGGATGCCTCCATCGAGACCATGAAACAGGTGATCCGCTATGATCCGGATAACGCCAACGCCCTCAACTATTTGGGCTACACCTACGCGGATATGGGGGTCAATCTGGATGAAGCCGAACAGTTGATCCGTAAAGCATTGGAACATAAGCCCGGGGATGGTTATATTACCGACAGCCTGGCCTGGGTTTACTATCAGCGCGGAGAATATGAAAAGGCATTGCCACTTTTGGAGCAGGCGGTCAGCCTGGTCCCCGATGATCCCATCGTCCGCGAGCATCTTGGCGACGTCTATGCACGGCTCGGTATGACCGAGAAGGCCCTTGACAGTTACCGGCGGTCCATTAAAAACGGCCACACCGATAAAGCGGCGGTCGAAGAGAAAATCCAATTGTTGACACGATGA
- a CDS encoding RNA polymerase sigma factor RpoD/SigA produces MKTEKKQSTDKKEKRTGTGSGGTQSEKSVVKYDPLQRYLSEISRYNLLTREEEVSLGKRVQEQGDQDAAYRLVTSNLRLVVKIALEFQRVWMQNLLDLIQEGNIGLMQAVKKFDPYKNVKFSYYASFWIKAYILKFIMDNWRLVKIGTTQGQRKLFFKLKKEKQKLIEQGFDPKPKLLSQRLGVSEREIVDMDQRLDGWDISLDAPLKEDSDTERIEFMSTESDSAEETVAKKEMESLLHEKIAEFRKQMTDRELEIFDKRIFSDTPVTLQEIGDKYGISRERVRQVEKNVVKKMRDYFKKEIPDFETYTEDVS; encoded by the coding sequence ATGAAGACGGAAAAGAAGCAATCAACGGACAAAAAAGAAAAACGGACGGGTACAGGCAGCGGCGGAACACAAAGTGAGAAATCCGTTGTCAAATACGATCCCCTTCAGCGCTATTTGTCGGAAATCAGTCGATACAACCTGCTGACCCGTGAGGAAGAGGTTTCCCTTGGAAAACGGGTCCAGGAACAGGGGGACCAGGACGCGGCCTACCGTCTGGTTACCTCCAATTTGCGCCTGGTGGTGAAGATCGCCTTAGAATTTCAGCGGGTCTGGATGCAGAATCTGCTGGATTTGATTCAGGAAGGCAATATTGGTCTGATGCAGGCCGTGAAAAAATTCGATCCCTATAAAAACGTCAAATTTTCCTATTATGCCTCTTTTTGGATTAAAGCATATATCCTTAAATTCATCATGGATAACTGGCGTCTGGTAAAGATCGGAACCACTCAGGGACAACGCAAGCTTTTTTTCAAGCTGAAAAAAGAGAAGCAGAAACTTATCGAACAGGGATTTGATCCAAAACCCAAACTGCTCTCTCAGCGGCTGGGCGTTTCCGAGCGGGAAATCGTGGACATGGATCAGCGCCTGGACGGGTGGGATATCTCCCTGGATGCCCCCCTCAAAGAAGATTCGGACACGGAACGGATTGAGTTTATGAGTACGGAATCCGATTCGGCCGAGGAGACGGTGGCAAAAAAGGAGATGGAATCCCTGCTTCACGAAAAAATTGCTGAATTCAGAAAACAGATGACAGACCGGGAATTGGAGATTTTTGATAAACGGATTTTCTCCGATACGCCGGTCACCCTACAGGAGATCGGGGATAAATACGGCATATCCCGTGAGCGTGTGCGGCAGGTCGAGAAAAATGTGGTCAAAAAAATGCGCGACTACTTTAAAAAAGAAATTCCTGACTTTGAAACCTATACGGAAGATGTCTCCTGA
- a CDS encoding response regulator — protein sequence MAYKILTVDDSKTIRMIVKKAFKPYNCELFEGENGVEGLAIAAKEQPDLIILDITMPVMTGIEMLGKLKAENALKDIPVIMLTAESGKENVMQIVKMGVKDYIVKPFKGEQLIERAKNILKLRPVE from the coding sequence ATGGCGTACAAGATCCTTACGGTTGATGACAGTAAGACCATTCGGATGATCGTCAAGAAGGCCTTTAAACCATACAACTGTGAACTTTTTGAAGGCGAAAACGGGGTGGAAGGCCTGGCCATTGCCGCCAAAGAACAGCCTGATTTGATCATCCTTGATATTACCATGCCGGTGATGACCGGTATCGAAATGCTGGGTAAACTCAAGGCGGAAAATGCATTGAAGGATATCCCCGTGATCATGCTTACGGCAGAGTCGGGAAAAGAGAATGTCATGCAGATTGTGAAAATGGGGGTAAAAGACTACATCGTTAAACCTTTCAAAGGCGAGCAGTTGATCGAACGGGCCAAAAATATTTTAAAGCTCAGGCCTGTCGAATAA
- a CDS encoding HDOD domain-containing protein, which produces MTTIPSIIEELDQLRPVSDVAGKVLSLLDDSGCGMSDLADIIRHEPALTANLLKLANSAYFGLPGKIGDAKQAIVYLGMTQVVDLILLVSCADTFKGSHSGYGLDRGALWESAICAAILANALSEKKGFKSTGLTFTGALLRDIGKVVIDQHVKSAMPQIMERVETQHISFMAAERQVLGVDHAQVGAMVAKRWHFPPLLQCIIRYYHTPLQADGCFTEASIVHLADAICRKMKISPGVDDSSYEEDERIAHSLGLNETVINGVIGEFSEKMEHVRTLFLAG; this is translated from the coding sequence ATGACGACGATACCCTCCATCATTGAAGAGCTCGACCAGCTTAGACCGGTATCCGATGTCGCCGGTAAAGTGCTTTCCCTGCTGGACGACTCCGGTTGCGGCATGTCCGATCTGGCTGACATCATCCGACATGAACCGGCATTGACCGCCAATCTTCTGAAGCTGGCCAACTCCGCCTATTTCGGGTTGCCGGGAAAAATTGGGGATGCCAAGCAGGCCATTGTTTATCTGGGGATGACACAGGTGGTCGATCTGATCCTCCTGGTCAGTTGTGCGGACACCTTCAAAGGGTCGCACAGCGGTTATGGGCTGGATCGCGGTGCATTGTGGGAAAGTGCGATCTGCGCGGCCATATTGGCCAATGCGCTGTCCGAGAAAAAAGGCTTCAAATCGACCGGTCTGACATTTACCGGCGCATTGCTGCGAGATATCGGCAAGGTGGTGATTGACCAGCACGTCAAGTCGGCCATGCCGCAGATCATGGAGCGGGTCGAGACCCAGCATATCTCCTTCATGGCTGCTGAACGACAGGTCCTTGGGGTTGACCACGCCCAAGTGGGCGCCATGGTGGCCAAACGGTGGCACTTTCCGCCCCTGCTTCAGTGTATCATCCGATATTATCACACCCCGCTTCAGGCTGACGGCTGTTTTACGGAGGCTTCGATTGTCCATCTGGCCGACGCCATTTGCCGCAAAATGAAAATATCCCCGGGGGTGGATGATTCGTCCTATGAAGAGGATGAACGCATCGCTCATTCGTTAGGGCTCAATGAAACGGTGATCAATGGGGTGATTGGCGAATTCAGTGAGAAAATGGAACATGTCCGCACGCTTTTTCTGGCGGGATGA
- a CDS encoding serine/threonine-protein kinase: MSKMKYGRYEIIKELGRGTMGVVYQAHDPQIDRMVALKVLRPDRVVSRDFVARFLREAKAIGRISHAGIVTVYDVGQDHDTIYIAMEYLEGRPLNEVMKDRTLPVDEAVGMCIQVAEALDYAHSRGITHRDIKPSNIILTPENRIKLTDFGIARIEDPDAAQQTQAGDILGTPVYMAPEQVLGQKADGRTDLYALGVIAYEMLTGRRPFGGGNIAAIFQSITHQSPQDPMAVGDFDNRALADLILKSLSKKPQARFQSGAAMSDVLKQCMTRDSTVFLEKPLPTQKTTSTRKKMVALAALLCLAVGAIGYMVIPKPDRSPAGRPAVDLPTPTPTAAPEPEPAPLPLSTLSVTSTPTGAQVFVDSLFKGNTPVDISLSPGRYEVRLNLPEYYEWEAQLQIGETDSTPLDVRLIAISQN; the protein is encoded by the coding sequence ATGTCGAAAATGAAATACGGTCGCTACGAAATTATCAAAGAGTTGGGACGGGGGACCATGGGGGTGGTTTACCAGGCCCATGACCCACAGATTGACCGCATGGTGGCCCTGAAGGTCCTCCGGCCGGACCGCGTGGTCAGCCGGGATTTCGTGGCCCGGTTTTTAAGGGAGGCCAAGGCGATTGGCCGTATCTCGCATGCCGGCATCGTTACCGTCTATGACGTGGGGCAGGATCACGATACCATTTACATTGCCATGGAATACCTTGAGGGCCGCCCGTTGAACGAGGTAATGAAAGACCGCACACTGCCGGTGGACGAGGCGGTCGGCATGTGCATCCAGGTGGCCGAAGCGTTGGACTACGCCCACAGCCGGGGTATTACGCATCGTGATATCAAGCCCTCCAATATTATCCTCACCCCGGAAAATCGAATCAAACTGACCGATTTCGGCATTGCTCGCATCGAAGATCCCGATGCCGCCCAACAGACTCAGGCCGGGGATATCCTTGGCACACCGGTCTACATGGCGCCCGAACAGGTGCTGGGGCAAAAGGCCGATGGCCGAACGGACCTTTACGCGTTGGGGGTGATTGCCTATGAGATGCTCACCGGCCGGCGGCCATTTGGCGGTGGCAACATTGCAGCCATTTTTCAATCCATCACCCATCAGTCCCCCCAGGACCCCATGGCGGTGGGGGATTTTGACAACCGTGCGCTGGCTGATCTGATTTTAAAGAGCCTGTCCAAAAAACCGCAGGCGCGTTTCCAGTCCGGGGCGGCGATGTCCGATGTGCTGAAGCAGTGCATGACACGGGATTCGACCGTTTTTTTGGAGAAACCCCTGCCTACGCAGAAAACCACCTCCACCAGGAAGAAAATGGTGGCCCTGGCAGCCCTGCTGTGCCTGGCCGTGGGCGCGATTGGCTACATGGTGATACCGAAACCGGATCGTTCGCCTGCTGGGCGCCCGGCGGTCGACCTGCCCACACCCACACCCACAGCAGCACCCGAACCCGAACCTGCACCGTTGCCGTTATCCACACTTAGCGTTACCAGTACCCCGACGGGGGCCCAGGTTTTTGTGGACTCATTGTTTAAAGGCAATACCCCTGTGGATATTTCCCTCTCCCCGGGGCGTTATGAAGTCCGGTTAAATCTTCCGGAATATTATGAATGGGAAGCCCAGCTTCAGATCGGTGAAACGGATTCGACCCCGCTGGATGTTCGTTTGATCGCCATCAGCCAGAATTGA